In Geminocystis sp. NIES-3709, a single genomic region encodes these proteins:
- a CDS encoding DUF3318 domain-containing protein: MSIEQEISRLQDLMPASGRICCRIISKPQQTEIITTIFPPPWQLKNRPIYINFDLWRKLSVPQRDLLFLRTVALLLGVKWLKLDIYQGIILSAFFALIFELVNQDIVGVVVSGSLFSIALNQIWKRNRSLEKEIEADEGGIKVAVRRGYSTPSAIKYLSEAIENLPRLESRRGLSFTELLRLQNLNKKVIVENIS; encoded by the coding sequence ATGAGTATAGAACAGGAAATTAGTCGATTACAAGATTTAATGCCAGCTTCAGGCAGGATATGCTGTCGCATCATCAGTAAACCGCAACAAACAGAAATTATTACCACCATTTTCCCCCCCCCTTGGCAATTAAAAAATCGCCCCATTTATATTAATTTTGATTTATGGAGAAAATTATCAGTACCGCAACGGGATTTACTCTTTTTGCGTACGGTTGCGTTACTATTGGGGGTGAAGTGGCTTAAACTTGATATTTATCAAGGAATTATTTTATCTGCATTTTTTGCGTTGATCTTTGAGTTGGTTAATCAAGATATTGTAGGTGTAGTAGTTTCAGGAAGTTTATTTTCCATCGCCCTTAATCAAATTTGGAAACGAAACCGTAGTTTAGAAAAAGAAATAGAAGCGGATGAGGGAGGAATAAAAGTAGCTGTAAGAAGGGGTTATTCTACTCCTTCTGCTATTAAATATCTGTCAGAAGCGATCGAAAATCTACCCCGATTAGAATCTCGTAGAGGATTAAGTTTTACTGAATTGTTGAGACTACAAAATTTAAACAAAAAAGTTATAGTAGAAAATATAAGTTGA
- the folB gene encoding dihydroneopterin aldolase, which yields MDCIEVSGIRSYGYTGLLPEERTLGQWFEVDLTLWLDLQISGKSDDINDTVDYRHVIEMVKHIIKTAKFALVEKLAEVIADDILKFESISKVRVKLSKPAPPIPDFGGKITIDITRTK from the coding sequence ATGGATTGTATTGAAGTTAGCGGTATTCGTAGTTATGGTTATACAGGATTATTACCAGAAGAAAGAACATTGGGTCAATGGTTTGAAGTTGATTTAACCTTATGGTTAGATTTACAAATATCAGGAAAAAGTGATGACATTAACGACACAGTAGATTATCGTCACGTCATTGAAATGGTTAAACACATTATCAAAACAGCTAAGTTTGCCTTGGTAGAGAAGTTAGCTGAAGTGATTGCGGATGATATTTTAAAGTTTGAATCCATTTCTAAAGTTAGAGTGAAGTTATCAAAACCTGCACCTCCTATTCCGGATTTTGGTGGTAAAATCACGATCGACATTACACGAACAAAATAA
- a CDS encoding anti-sigma factor has protein sequence MMTNHSYPPDKCTFELLSAYLDGEVTAEQRKQVQELLSNDPEIQGLYRRLLYLRQEINNLPTPSSECSAKQLSDAVFARVDQEKKQHKIWLWSGGTIAAVILASVSGLFSPNRTPLLQMAQENNSTPKNETLIIALNEPLIEIPTTQEEGLMIPLDQSLMDAIDSK, from the coding sequence ATGATGACTAACCATTCCTATCCCCCCGACAAATGCACTTTTGAGTTATTAAGTGCGTATTTAGACGGTGAAGTAACTGCCGAACAACGAAAACAAGTACAAGAATTATTATCGAATGATCCTGAAATTCAGGGTTTATACCGAAGACTGTTATATTTACGTCAAGAAATAAATAATTTACCAACTCCTTCCTCAGAATGTAGCGCAAAACAACTTTCTGATGCAGTTTTTGCTAGGGTAGATCAAGAAAAAAAACAACATAAAATTTGGTTATGGAGTGGTGGTACGATCGCTGCAGTAATATTAGCTAGTGTAAGTGGCCTTTTTAGTCCTAATAGAACTCCTTTACTACAAATGGCACAGGAAAATAACTCAACACCGAAGAATGAAACTTTAATTATCGCTTTAAATGAACCCTTAATCGAGATACCCACTACTCAGGAAGAAGGTTTAATGATACCCTTGGATCAGTCTTTGATGGATGCGATCGATAGTAAATAA
- a CDS encoding sigma-70 family RNA polymerase sigma factor — protein MVSSISLSWSNLSIPFIQQKVKVEQLSNTDLILCCQQTSQPDRGAFAELLRRHQGYVDKILYNLAPDWQDRGDIAQEVWIRVYKKINSLQDPAKFKGWLSRIATNLFYDQLRKRKRNATPLSLDASIVMEEDELKWEVASDLPSPEDNLTTVEFYDQLRQAIADLPDTFRTTIVLREIQGLSYEEIAEITQVSLGTVKSRIARARNRLQLLLKPYLENNQ, from the coding sequence ATGGTTTCCTCTATTTCTTTATCTTGGTCTAATTTATCTATTCCGTTTATACAACAAAAAGTGAAAGTTGAACAATTATCCAATACTGATTTAATTTTGTGTTGTCAGCAAACTAGTCAACCTGATAGAGGGGCTTTTGCAGAGTTATTACGCCGTCATCAGGGTTATGTGGATAAGATTTTATATAATTTAGCTCCCGATTGGCAAGATAGAGGAGATATTGCCCAAGAAGTTTGGATTAGAGTATATAAGAAAATTAATAGTTTACAAGATCCCGCTAAATTTAAAGGTTGGTTAAGTCGTATCGCTACTAATTTATTCTATGACCAACTGCGTAAACGAAAAAGAAATGCTACTCCTTTGTCTTTAGACGCTTCGATCGTAATGGAAGAAGATGAGTTAAAATGGGAAGTAGCTTCAGATTTACCCTCTCCCGAAGATAATTTAACCACTGTAGAATTTTATGATCAACTGAGACAAGCCATTGCCGATTTACCTGATACTTTTCGCACAACCATCGTTTTAAGAGAAATACAAGGTTTAAGCTATGAGGAGATTGCGGAAATTACCCAAGTGTCCCTAGGTACGGTAAAATCAAGAATAGCAAGAGCAAGAAATAGACTGCAATTATTATTAAAGCCTTACCTAGAAAATAATCAATAA
- a CDS encoding FAD-binding domain-containing protein, whose protein sequence is MNNLIIFWHRKDLRLTDNLGLFFARENTNKIIGIFCLDPAILQSDDIAPARVKYLLGSLEELQKNYQKLGSDLLIFHDSPINIIPFLAEALKAEKVYWNLDIEPFARKRDKIMKSALEAKGIKVETFWDQLLHPPETILSKTNTPYTIYTPFWRNWSQQDKQKPFPSISNLSSLKDEEYNISKNLGLIPLPSLKDLGFIWDNELLLSSGEVAAQERLEYFCRYLLSDYNENRNYPSIDGTSQLSPAIKFGTIGCRTLWQNTIEELENAQSDEARENIITWQKELAWREFYQHCLYFFPPLAEGAYREQFKVFPWQNNEKLFQAWCEGKTGYPIVDAAMRQLNETGWMHNRCRMIVASFLTKDLIIDWRWGEKYFMQKLYDGDLASNNGGWQWSASSGMDPKPLRIFNPASQAQKFDSEAEYIRRWLPEISHLDTGELVTGKIFPLSAQGCNYPMPIVDHNQQQREFKQIYQNLKN, encoded by the coding sequence ATGAATAACTTGATTATATTTTGGCATCGTAAAGACTTAAGATTAACTGATAATTTAGGGCTATTTTTTGCTAGGGAAAATACAAATAAAATTATCGGAATATTCTGCTTAGATCCAGCTATTTTACAAAGTGATGATATTGCTCCAGCTAGGGTAAAATACTTGTTAGGTTCTTTAGAAGAATTACAAAAAAATTATCAAAAATTAGGTAGTGATTTATTAATTTTTCATGATTCTCCCATTAATATAATTCCTTTTTTGGCCGAAGCGTTAAAAGCAGAAAAAGTTTATTGGAATTTAGATATTGAACCTTTTGCTCGGAAACGAGATAAAATAATGAAAAGTGCTTTAGAAGCTAAGGGTATCAAAGTAGAGACATTTTGGGATCAATTATTACACCCTCCAGAAACAATTCTTTCTAAAACCAATACTCCCTATACGATTTATACTCCTTTTTGGCGTAACTGGTCACAACAGGACAAGCAAAAACCCTTTCCCTCTATTTCTAATTTATCTTCTCTAAAGGATGAAGAATATAACATTAGCAAAAATTTGGGTTTAATTCCTTTACCTTCTCTCAAAGATTTAGGTTTTATTTGGGATAATGAATTACTGTTATCTTCAGGAGAAGTGGCTGCACAGGAAAGATTAGAATATTTTTGTCGTTATTTGTTGTCAGATTATAATGAAAATCGTAATTATCCTTCGATCGATGGTACATCTCAACTAAGTCCTGCCATTAAATTTGGTACGATCGGGTGTAGAACTTTATGGCAAAATACGATCGAGGAATTAGAAAATGCTCAAAGTGACGAAGCGAGAGAAAACATTATTACATGGCAAAAAGAATTAGCGTGGCGAGAATTTTATCAACATTGTCTTTATTTTTTTCCCCCATTGGCGGAAGGTGCTTATCGAGAGCAATTTAAAGTCTTCCCTTGGCAAAATAACGAAAAACTTTTTCAGGCATGGTGTGAAGGAAAAACAGGTTATCCCATTGTCGATGCCGCTATGAGACAATTAAATGAAACTGGATGGATGCACAACCGTTGTCGGATGATTGTAGCTAGTTTTTTGACTAAAGATTTAATAATCGATTGGCGTTGGGGGGAAAAATACTTTATGCAAAAACTCTATGATGGAGACTTAGCCTCTAATAATGGGGGTTGGCAGTGGAGTGCTTCTAGTGGTATGGATCCTAAGCCATTACGTATCTTTAATCCCGCTTCTCAAGCCCAAAAATTTGACAGTGAGGCTGAATATATCCGTAGATGGTTGCCTGAAATTAGTCACCTCGATACAGGAGAATTAGTTACAGGAAAAATATTCCCGTTGTCTGCTCAAGGTTGTAATTATCCTATGCCTATAGTTGATCACAATCAACAACAAAGAGAGTTTAAACAAATATATCAAAACTTGAAGAATTAA